Within the Candidatus Palauibacter scopulicola genome, the region GGGCGCGGAGATCCCGTAAACGCATCCCCTGCTTCGGCGTCTGACGGACGTCAGGTCGTCATGACCGCGCCCTCCTCCGCCACCGCCGCCTCGTCTTCCTCAGCCTGGTCCCGGAGGTCCGAGAAGAGACTCCGGGGCATCTCCTCGGGCACGACCCGGCGCCGCATGGAATCGATCTGCGCCTTCAGCGCGTCGTCCACGAGGAATTCGATATCGGAGAACCGGTGCGTCCCCGTCCCCGCCGGGACCAGGTGCCCGATGATGATGTTCTCCTTGAGCCCCCGGAGGCGGTCCTTCGCCCCACGCACGGCGGCGTCCGTAAGCACGCGCGTCGTCTCCTGGAAGGAGGCCGCGCTGATGAAGGACTCCGTCGTCAGGCTCGACTTCGTGATCCCGAGCAGGATCGGCTCCGCCCGCGGGGGCTTGCCTCCACCCTCGAGGACCTCGCGCGTCGCATCGCGGAACTCCATCCGGTCCACATGCTCGCCCTCGAGGAATTCCGTGCCGCCCGGATCCGTGATGCGCACCTTCTGCAGCATCTGGCGCACGATCACGGCGATGTGCTTGTCGTTGATCCGCACGCCCTGCAGGCGGTAGACCTCCTGGATCTCGTTGAGCAGGTACTCCTGTACCGCTCGTGGTCCCCGGACACGCAGGATGTCATGCGGGTTCACCGGACCCTCGGACAGCCGGTCGCCCGCACGCACGAGGTCTCCCTCGTGCACCCGAAGGTGCTTGCCGACCGGGATCTGATACACCATCTCCTCGCCGTCATCCATGGTCACGACGATCTCGCGCTTCCCGCGCTTGATCCCGCCGAACGAGACGCGCCCGTCGACCTCGGTGATCGTCGCCGGATCCTTCGGCCGACGCGCCTCGAACAGCTCTGCGACGCGCGGCAACCCACCCGTGATGTCGCGGGTCTTGTAGGCTTCGCGGCTGATCTTGGCGAGCGTCTCCCCCGCGTTGACGGCCTGTCCATCCTGCACGAGCAGCTGCGTGCCGACCGGCACGATGAACTCGCGCAGCTTGGCGCCCTTCCCGGTCACGATGTTGATGACCGGGTGGAGCTTCTTCTCCCGGTCGTCGATGATGACCTGCTGGCGCCGTCCCGTCGCCTCGTCGAGTTCCTCGCGGACCGTCTCCTCGGGCACGATGTCCGTGAACCGGATCTTCCCCTTCTTGTCCGCAACGATGGGTTCGGAGTACGGGTCCCAACCGAAGAGCAGGTCCCCGTGCCCCACATCGGTGTCGTCCTTCACGAAGAGCGTCGCCCCGTAGGGGATGGCGAGCCGTGAGAGAATGCGGTCGTCCGGCGTCTTCATGAGGAGCTCGCCCTCGCGGCTGGTGACGATCGTATCGCCCGACGGACTCGTGACGGTCGTCACGCGCTCGAACGCGATCCGGCCTTCGAGCTTCGAGCGCCGCTGGGTTTGCGCGGCGATACGTGCCGCCGTCCCGCCGATATGGAACGTTCTGAGCGTGAGCTGCGTCCCCGGCTCGCCGATCGACTGCGCGGCGAGAATGCCCGCCGCCTCTCCCAGATCGACGAGTTCCATCGTCGCGAGATTGCGGCCGTAACACTGCTGGCAGATGCCCCGCCGGGACTCGCACGTGAGGACGGACTTGATGCGCACCTGCTGCACGCCGCTCTCATCGATGGCCCGCGCCCGCGCCTCGGTGATCATGTCTCCGGCCTCGACGATGACTTCGTCGTCGATGGGGTCGATCACGGCTTCCGCCGCGATGTTGCCGGCGACGCGATCCGACAGCGGCTCGATGATGTCCTCACCCTCCTTGAGCGCCGTGACGTCAAGCCCGAGCACCGTGTTGCAGTCCTCCTCGATGATCGTGACATCCTGCGCCACGTCGACGAGCCGGCGCGTGAGGTAGCCGGCATCCGCCGTCTTGAGGGCCGTGTCGGCGAGCCCCTTCCGCGCGCCGTGCGTCGAGATGAAGTACTCGAGCACGCTGAGGCCCTCCCTGAAGTTGGAGCGGATCGGGCTCTCGATGATCTCGCCGATGCCGCCGGTCAACTTCTTCTGGGGCTTGGCCATCAGACCCCGCATCCCCGCGAGCTGACGGATCTGGTCGCGGGACCCCCGGGCGCCCGAATCGAACATCATGAAGATCGGATTGAAGCCGTGTCTCGACTGCTGGAGCCCGCGGACCATGGCGTCGGCGACATCGTTGTTCGCGTGGGTCCAGGCATCGATCACCTTGTTGTACCGTTCCCCGAAGGAGATCACGCCGCGGTGGTACGCCTTCGTGAACCGGTTCACGTCCTGCTGGGCCTCGCCGAGGATCTCCTGCTTCTCGGCCGGGATCTCCATGTCATCGAGTCCGATGGAGACGCCGGCCTTCGTCGCGTTGCGGAACCCGAAGTCCTTGAGCTGATCGAGGAACGCCGTCGTGTCCTCGAGTCCCGCCAGACGGAACGATCGGAAGACGAGGTCGCCCAGCGCCCCCTTGCCCAGCGTCTCGTTCACGTACGGTACGCGGGAGGGCAGGATCGCGTTGAAGAGGGCGCGTCCGACGCTGGTCACCACCCACTCCCGCTCGATCTGGCCGTCGTCGGCCTCTTCCTCGACGAGCAGCCGAATCGGCAGGTGGTAATCCGGCGTCCCGGCGGGCGAGCGCAGATATCCCGCTTCGAGCGCCATTTCAACCTGAGCCGCGTCCGCGAAGTGAGGCAGATCCGCCCCCGCCTCATGCTCGTCGAAGTCGGGTCGGACCTTCGTCATGTAGTAGCAGCCGAGGACCATGTCCTGCGACGGTGACGCGATCGGCCGGCCGTTTGCGGGCTTCAGGATGTTGTTGCTCGACAGCATGAGGATGCGCGCTTCGAGCTGCGACTCGAACGACAGCGGCACGTGGACGGCCATCTGGTCGCCGTCGAAGTCCGCGTTGAACGCGGCG harbors:
- the rpoC gene encoding DNA-directed RNA polymerase subunit beta' yields the protein MIDFPRNRSAGSSEFDWIQIKLASPEEIRSWSHGEVTKPETINYRSFKPERDGLFCERIFGPVKDWECHCGKFKRIRYRGHICDKCGVEVTLSKVRRERMGHIELAVPVAHIWFFKTLPSQMGYLLGMKLRDLEKVIYYAAHVVTEPGRQDVEFKQVLEEDEYWELTDKAREEGDTEFRAEIGAEGIRTLLGQLDVDELAEQLRYEVVHETSKHRKKKKLKRLKVIDAIRNSDDEVSKRNSPEHMIMDVIPVIPPDLRPLVPLDGGRFATSDLNDLYRRVINRNNRLKKLLEMRAPEVILRNEKRMLQEAVDALFDNGRRGKAIRGRGKRPLKSLSDMLKGKQGRFRQNLLGKRVDYSGRSVIVVGPELRLHQCGLPKKMAVELFKPFIIHELERRLHAETVKRAKKLVELEDPTVYEVLEDIIKDHPVLLNRAPTLHRLGIQAFEPVLVEGKAIRIHPLVCAAFNADFDGDQMAVHVPLSFESQLEARILMLSSNNILKPANGRPIASPSQDMVLGCYYMTKVRPDFDEHEAGADLPHFADAAQVEMALEAGYLRSPAGTPDYHLPIRLLVEEEADDGQIEREWVVTSVGRALFNAILPSRVPYVNETLGKGALGDLVFRSFRLAGLEDTTAFLDQLKDFGFRNATKAGVSIGLDDMEIPAEKQEILGEAQQDVNRFTKAYHRGVISFGERYNKVIDAWTHANNDVADAMVRGLQQSRHGFNPIFMMFDSGARGSRDQIRQLAGMRGLMAKPQKKLTGGIGEIIESPIRSNFREGLSVLEYFISTHGARKGLADTALKTADAGYLTRRLVDVAQDVTIIEEDCNTVLGLDVTALKEGEDIIEPLSDRVAGNIAAEAVIDPIDDEVIVEAGDMITEARARAIDESGVQQVRIKSVLTCESRRGICQQCYGRNLATMELVDLGEAAGILAAQSIGEPGTQLTLRTFHIGGTAARIAAQTQRRSKLEGRIAFERVTTVTSPSGDTIVTSREGELLMKTPDDRILSRLAIPYGATLFVKDDTDVGHGDLLFGWDPYSEPIVADKKGKIRFTDIVPEETVREELDEATGRRQQVIIDDREKKLHPVINIVTGKGAKLREFIVPVGTQLLVQDGQAVNAGETLAKISREAYKTRDITGGLPRVAELFEARRPKDPATITEVDGRVSFGGIKRGKREIVVTMDDGEEMVYQIPVGKHLRVHEGDLVRAGDRLSEGPVNPHDILRVRGPRAVQEYLLNEIQEVYRLQGVRINDKHIAVIVRQMLQKVRITDPGGTEFLEGEHVDRMEFRDATREVLEGGGKPPRAEPILLGITKSSLTTESFISAASFQETTRVLTDAAVRGAKDRLRGLKENIIIGHLVPAGTGTHRFSDIEFLVDDALKAQIDSMRRRVVPEEMPRSLFSDLRDQAEEDEAAVAEEGAVMTT